A region of Arabidopsis thaliana chromosome 5, partial sequence DNA encodes the following proteins:
- a CDS encoding RING finger protein (unknown protein; BEST Arabidopsis thaliana protein match is: unknown protein (TAIR:AT4G24590.1); Has 35333 Blast hits to 34131 proteins in 2444 species: Archae - 798; Bacteria - 22429; Metazoa - 974; Fungi - 991; Plants - 531; Viruses - 0; Other Eukaryotes - 9610 (source: NCBI BLink).) → MDNNSERKGKRIDKDNIRVKRKTLQALLNDCQRALELLNLAEVSSEDDEDDKSTGEGSGSQESRGEVSSSDREDPEADELYDLIKSRVECDDFLEKIESAQVSAPQHLAEDSSSWDVVSEDDLWDDETMAQREEDYVLVREEDIAEGIACFMATYLQSLKQTKDLTPEQLQKALSRMFSVKNRKGKLRKAWDGSKVAYNVASWSATVIGIYQNPVILRVASKAFWASCHVISKLV, encoded by the exons ATGGATAACAATAGCGAGCGCAAAGGAAAACGAATCGATAAGGATAATATTCGTGTCAAGCGGAAAACTTTGCAAGCTTTGCTCAATGATTGCCAGAGAGCCCTCGAGTTATTAAACTTAGCCGAAGTCAGTTCtgaagacgatgaagatgataaaaGCACCGGCGAGGGAAGTGGGTCACAAGAGAGCAGGggagaagtttcttcttccgATCGAGAAGATCCTGAAGCTGATGAA TTATATGATCTCATCAAATCCAGGGTTGAATGTGATGACTTCCTTGAAAAGATTGAGTCAGCCCAGGTTTCAGCGCCGCAACATCTTGCTG AAGATAGTAGCTCTTGGGATGTAGTTAGTGAAGATGATCTTTGGGATGATGAAACCATGGCTCAAAGGGAAGAAGATTATGTCCttgttagagaagaagatatagcAGAGGGCATTGCATGTTTCATGGCTACTTATTTACAATCACTTAAGCAGACAAAG GACTTGACTCCTGAGCAGCTTCAGAAAG CACTTAGCAGGATGTTCTCAGTGAAGAATAGAAAGGGGAAACTTCGGAAAGCCTGGGATGGAAGTAAGGTTGCTTACAACGTAGCGTCATGGAGCGCAACTGTTATAGG GATCTATCAAAACCCCGTGATCCTGAGGGTTGCATCAAAGGCCTTTTGGGCGTCATGTCATGTAATATCGAAGCTCGTTTGA
- a CDS encoding RING finger protein (unknown protein; BEST Arabidopsis thaliana protein match is: unknown protein (TAIR:AT4G24590.1); Has 35333 Blast hits to 34131 proteins in 2444 species: Archae - 798; Bacteria - 22429; Metazoa - 974; Fungi - 991; Plants - 531; Viruses - 0; Other Eukaryotes - 9610 (source: NCBI BLink).), with amino-acid sequence MDNNSERKGKRIDKDNIRVKRKTLQALLNDCQRALELLNLAEVSSEDDEDDKSTGEGSGSQESRGEVSSSDREDPEADELYDLIKSRVECDDFLEKIESAQVSAPQHLADSSSWDVVSEDDLWDDETMAQREEDYVLVREEDIAEGIACFMATYLQSLKQTKDLTPEQLQKALSRMFSVKNRKGKLRKAWDGSKVAYNVASWSATVIGIYQNPVILRVASKAFWASCHVISKLV; translated from the exons ATGGATAACAATAGCGAGCGCAAAGGAAAACGAATCGATAAGGATAATATTCGTGTCAAGCGGAAAACTTTGCAAGCTTTGCTCAATGATTGCCAGAGAGCCCTCGAGTTATTAAACTTAGCCGAAGTCAGTTCtgaagacgatgaagatgataaaaGCACCGGCGAGGGAAGTGGGTCACAAGAGAGCAGGggagaagtttcttcttccgATCGAGAAGATCCTGAAGCTGATGAA TTATATGATCTCATCAAATCCAGGGTTGAATGTGATGACTTCCTTGAAAAGATTGAGTCAGCCCAGGTTTCAGCGCCGCAACATCTTGCTG ATAGTAGCTCTTGGGATGTAGTTAGTGAAGATGATCTTTGGGATGATGAAACCATGGCTCAAAGGGAAGAAGATTATGTCCttgttagagaagaagatatagcAGAGGGCATTGCATGTTTCATGGCTACTTATTTACAATCACTTAAGCAGACAAAG GACTTGACTCCTGAGCAGCTTCAGAAAG CACTTAGCAGGATGTTCTCAGTGAAGAATAGAAAGGGGAAACTTCGGAAAGCCTGGGATGGAAGTAAGGTTGCTTACAACGTAGCGTCATGGAGCGCAACTGTTATAGG GATCTATCAAAACCCCGTGATCCTGAGGGTTGCATCAAAGGCCTTTTGGGCGTCATGTCATGTAATATCGAAGCTCGTTTGA
- a CDS encoding RING finger protein (unknown protein; BEST Arabidopsis thaliana protein match is: unknown protein (TAIR:AT4G24590.1); Has 35333 Blast hits to 34131 proteins in 2444 species: Archae - 798; Bacteria - 22429; Metazoa - 974; Fungi - 991; Plants - 531; Viruses - 0; Other Eukaryotes - 9610 (source: NCBI BLink).), which produces MDNNSERKGKRIDKDNIRVKRKTLQALLNDCQRALELLNLAEVSSEDDEDDKSTGEGSGSQESRGEVSSSDREDPEADELYDLIKSRVECDDFLEKIESAQVSAPQHLAEDSSSWDVVSEDDLWDDETMAQREEDYVLVREEDIAEGIACFMATYLQSLKQTKDLTPEQLQKGILDSSVNLQMLCISMISRHNSWL; this is translated from the exons ATGGATAACAATAGCGAGCGCAAAGGAAAACGAATCGATAAGGATAATATTCGTGTCAAGCGGAAAACTTTGCAAGCTTTGCTCAATGATTGCCAGAGAGCCCTCGAGTTATTAAACTTAGCCGAAGTCAGTTCtgaagacgatgaagatgataaaaGCACCGGCGAGGGAAGTGGGTCACAAGAGAGCAGGggagaagtttcttcttccgATCGAGAAGATCCTGAAGCTGATGAA TTATATGATCTCATCAAATCCAGGGTTGAATGTGATGACTTCCTTGAAAAGATTGAGTCAGCCCAGGTTTCAGCGCCGCAACATCTTGCTG AAGATAGTAGCTCTTGGGATGTAGTTAGTGAAGATGATCTTTGGGATGATGAAACCATGGCTCAAAGGGAAGAAGATTATGTCCttgttagagaagaagatatagcAGAGGGCATTGCATGTTTCATGGCTACTTATTTACAATCACTTAAGCAGACAAAG GACTTGACTCCTGAGCAGCTTCAGAAAGGTATTCTCGACTCTTCTGTCAACCTTCAAATGCTGTGTATCTCAATGATAAGTAGACATAATAGTTGGCTGTAA
- a CDS encoding Putative AT-hook DNA-binding family protein (Predicted AT-hook DNA-binding family protein; CONTAINS InterPro DOMAIN/s: Protein of unknown function DUF296 (InterPro:IPR005175), Predicted AT-hook DNA-binding (InterPro:IPR014476); BEST Arabidopsis thaliana protein match is: Predicted AT-hook DNA-binding family protein (TAIR:AT1G14490.1); Has 1807 Blast hits to 1807 proteins in 277 species: Archae - 0; Bacteria - 0; Metazoa - 736; Fungi - 347; Plants - 385; Viruses - 0; Other Eukaryotes - 339 (source: NCBI BLink).) has protein sequence MKGEYREQKSNEMFSKLPHHQQQQQQQQQQHSLTSHFHLSSTVTPTVDDSSIEVVRRPRGRPPGSKNKPKPPVFVTRDTDPPMSPYILEVPSGNDVVEAINRFCRRKSIGVCVLSGSGSVANVTLRQPSPAALGSTITFHGKFDLLSVSATFLPPPPRTSLSPPVSNFFTVSLAGPQGQIIGGFVAGPLISAGTVYVIAASFNNPSYHRLPAEEEQKHSAGTGEREGQSPPVSGGGEESGQMAGSGGESCGVSMYSCHMGGSDVIWAPTARAPPPY, from the coding sequence atgaaagGTGAATACAGAGAGCAAAAGAGTAACGAAATGTTTTCCAAgcttcctcatcatcaacaacaacagcaacaacaacaacaacaacactctCTTACCTCTCACTTCCACCTCTCCTCCACCGTAACCCCCACCGTCGATGACTCCTCCATCGAAGTGGTCCGACGTCCACGTGGCAGACCACCAGgttccaaaaacaaacctaaaCCACCCGTCTTCGTCACACGTGACACCGACCCTCCTATGAGTCCTTACATCCTCGAAGTTCCTTCAGGAAACGACGTCGTCGAAGCCATCAACCGTTTCTGCCGCCGTAAATCCATCGGAGTCTGCGTCCTTAGTGGCTCTGGCTCTGTAGCTAACGTCACTTTACGTCAGCCATCACCGGCAGCTCTTGGCTCTACCATAACTTTCCATGGAAAGTTTGATCTCCTCTCCGTCTCCGCAACGTTTCTCCCTCCTCCGCCTCGTACTTCCTTGTCTCCTCCCGTTTCTAACTTCTTCACCGTCTCTCTCGCTGGACCTCAAGGACAAATCATCGGAGGGTTCGTCGCTGGTCCACTTATTTCGGCAGGAACAGTTTACGTCATCGCCGCAAGTTTCAACAACCCTTCTTATCACCGGTTACCGGCggaagaagagcaaaaacaCTCGGCGGGGACAGGGGAAAGAGAGGGACAATCTCCGCCGGTCTCTGGTGGCGGTGAAGAGTCAGGACAGATGGCGGGAAGTGGAGGAGAGTCGTGTGGGGTATCAATGTACAGTTGCCACATGGGTGGCTCTGATGTTATTTGGGCCCCTACAGCCAGAGCTCCACCGCCATACTAA